The Thermococcus sp. sequence AAGGGGACACTCCCTTATCGTTCCCCCTTTGGCTTGGGAGAGAGTCCTCAATCCCGAACCTGTGAGAATCGAAACGACCTTCGCTCCCTCCTCAGTCCTTCCGTTTTCGACGAGCTTTCTCAAAGCGGCAATCCCGGTGGCGCTCGCCGGCTGGACGAAGAGACCCTCTCTCGCGAGCTTTCTCTGGGCCTCCCTGATTTCGTTATCACTCACCGCAACACAGAGCCAGCTAAAATCCTTTAGGAGCTTCAGAACCGCGTTCCCGCTCGGTGGATAGGGGTTTGCTATGGCCTTTGCTATCGTTTTTGGCCTTTCAAAGCGCTCGATTTTTTCTTTTCCCTCTTTGAACGCCCTGCATATCGGGGAACAGCCTTCCGCTTGAACTGCAACCAGAGTTGGAAGCTCCTCGATGAGTCCGCTCCCTTTTAGCTCGATGAAGCCCTTCGCCACGCCCCTGAATAGACCGCCGGAGCTTGTTGGAATTAGGACGTAATCCGGTGTTACCTCCTCGGCTATCTCGAAGGCTATGCCCTTGTAGCCCTCAACGCGGAACGGGTTGTCCGAGTTCATGAAATAAATTCCTAGACTTTCTCCCAGTTTCAGGCTCTCGAAGTAGAGCCTTCCGTAGTCGCCTTTGACCCTTATCACGTCCCCGCCGTAGACGGAGACGGCCTTAAGCTTTTCATTGCTAGCGCTTTCGGAAACGAGGATTTTGGCATTGAGGCCAAAGCGCGATGCATAGGCTGAAACGCTCGCCGCCATGTTTCCTGTAGAAACAGTTCCAACGGTTTTGTAGCCGGCCTTTAGGGCGTAGCTCATAGCCAGAAACGTTCCCCTGTCTTTAAAGCTCCATGTGGGATTTACGGTCTCGTTCTTGAGGTAGAGCCTTACGCCGAGCTCTCCACCTATTTTGGATTTGACCAGTGGAGTATCCCCTTCACCGAGTGAGAACTCAAGGGCAGGCTCAACGGGCCAGAAGTCGTAAAACCTTTCCCAGACGGTTTTGCCTATGTATGGTTCGCCCCTTAAGAGCTCGAACTCCACAGGTTCGTTGCATTCGCACCTCTGCACGGGCCTATCGTATTCCCTTCCGCAGATTGGGCACTTAAGCCTCAACCCTAACCCCCCTCACGGCTTTCAGGAGAACGGTCTTTCCGCTGAGCGTTATCGTGAAGTGCGCGTAGTCGTCCTTTTCGGCGAGCTCTTTCAGGATTCCCGCGAAGGTCTTCGCGGCTTCATCACTTGAGAACTCCACCTTCCAGAGGAGAACATAGTCGGTTCCGTTGACCGCCAGAAGTAGCTTATCTCCGCGCCAAGCCGTTGAAACGTTCCACGCGGTTTCGTTGTTGAGCTTCGCGCTATCGTGGAGGAGAATGTAGACGTAGAAGGCACCCATCCTGTCGTCCCTAAGGACGCTCCAGTTTCCGCTGAGTTTTAGGGAGACGTTCACCGGCGTCACGTTCTCAAGGTAGAGGTTTGGGTGCATTATCTGAGCGGTTGAAACGGGGTAGTGCCTGTAGGCCTCGTTCACGAGCTTCCAGCCCCCTTTCTCGTAGAGGTATCTGACAAAGCTATCACCGAAGACGTAGGGGAATATTCCTATGTCCGTTATTGGGTTACCGCTGAGGGAGCGTATCTTGTATATGGGAATCCCGTTCCGCTCGCAGTAGATGTCAGCCACGAGGTCGGCGTCCCCTTCCACCAAAGCCCTGACCGCGAGCGTTCCGTCGAAGGTGTTGGCGCTGTATTTGGCGTTGAACCACTGTTTCTGGAGGACGTGCGTAAGCTCGTGGGCCAGGGCCCTCTTTGCCATGGCAGGATTGCTCTCAAAGTTCTCCTCCACTATGTAAATCGTGTTCCCCACGGTTAGGGCTATCCAGCCCGCGCTCTCTTCCCGCTTAGCCTGGATGAAGGAGTAGTTTCCGGGGATTAGAAGGGTCATCTTGTACGTTAATTCCTGAATCCTTAGCTCCTCCTCGTTCTGACTTGAGGGGCCGAAGAGCCTTATTGCCTCAGCCCGGGTTATGACGACTATCTTCGGCTTCTCCTTGAAGATGAGACCCCTTATCTCCTGAACTTGCTCTATAATCTCGTTTACCTGCTCGAGGATGGAATTGGCTGAGTACGCTAGGTTAACCGCCGAGTACAGCGAAACAACGAGGGTTGCAACGAGAAGAACTGCGACGAATTTCCTTCCCATCTCCACCGGAAGATTATAATGGGAAGGGATTAAAAAGGAATTGGTTCAACCCTAAAACTCCACGAACTCCTCCTTCATGCCGTCCTTGGTTATAACAACTACCTGAACCTTTTTACTTCCTGTGTAAACGTCGCGCTTTCCGGCGGTTTTAACGGCCCTTATCGCGAGCTCCTTTGCCTCCTCGACGCTCATGTCCTTCTTAAAACCGTCCTCAAGGACGGCTATGGCGAAGGGACTTCCCGAGCCGGTCGCGGTGTAGTCGTCGAAGATTAGCCCTCCGAGGGGGTCGAGGTTGGCCAGGGTCGGCTCATCAACGTATCCACCTATGATAATCTGCACCATGTAGGGGAACCACTTGTTCTCGTTGAGTATGTTGCT is a genomic window containing:
- the thrC gene encoding threonine synthase produces the protein MRLKCPICGREYDRPVQRCECNEPVEFELLRGEPYIGKTVWERFYDFWPVEPALEFSLGEGDTPLVKSKIGGELGVRLYLKNETVNPTWSFKDRGTFLAMSYALKAGYKTVGTVSTGNMAASVSAYASRFGLNAKILVSESASNEKLKAVSVYGGDVIRVKGDYGRLYFESLKLGESLGIYFMNSDNPFRVEGYKGIAFEIAEEVTPDYVLIPTSSGGLFRGVAKGFIELKGSGLIEELPTLVAVQAEGCSPICRAFKEGKEKIERFERPKTIAKAIANPYPPSGNAVLKLLKDFSWLCVAVSDNEIREAQRKLAREGLFVQPASATGIAALRKLVENGRTEEGAKVVSILTGSGLRTLSQAKGGTIRECPLESLENCLR
- a CDS encoding DUF4157 domain-containing protein, with amino-acid sequence MGRKFVAVLLVATLVVSLYSAVNLAYSANSILEQVNEIIEQVQEIRGLIFKEKPKIVVITRAEAIRLFGPSSQNEEELRIQELTYKMTLLIPGNYSFIQAKREESAGWIALTVGNTIYIVEENFESNPAMAKRALAHELTHVLQKQWFNAKYSANTFDGTLAVRALVEGDADLVADIYCERNGIPIYKIRSLSGNPITDIGIFPYVFGDSFVRYLYEKGGWKLVNEAYRHYPVSTAQIMHPNLYLENVTPVNVSLKLSGNWSVLRDDRMGAFYVYILLHDSAKLNNETAWNVSTAWRGDKLLLAVNGTDYVLLWKVEFSSDEAAKTFAGILKELAEKDDYAHFTITLSGKTVLLKAVRGVRVEA
- the psmB gene encoding archaeal proteasome endopeptidase complex subunit beta; its protein translation is MEKKTGTTTVGIKAKDGVVLAADTQASLDHMVETLNIRKIIPITDRIAITTAGSVGDVQALARMLEAEARYYQFTWGRPMTARAMANLLSNILNENKWFPYMVQIIIGGYVDEPTLANLDPLGGLIFDDYTATGSGSPFAIAVLEDGFKKDMSVEEAKELAIRAVKTAGKRDVYTGSKKVQVVVITKDGMKEEFVEF